The Raphanus sativus cultivar WK10039 chromosome 2, ASM80110v3, whole genome shotgun sequence genome includes a region encoding these proteins:
- the LOC130499393 gene encoding protein TERMINAL FLOWER 1-like: MENMGSRVIEPLIVGRVVGDVLDFFTQTIEMNVSYSKKQVCNGHELFPSSVSSKPRVEIYGGDLRSFFTLVMIDPDVPGPSDPFLKEHLHWIVTNIPGTTDATFGKEVVSYELPRPNIGIHRFVFVLFKQKQRHVSDISPNIPSRDKFNTRKFAIEHDLGLPVAAVFFNAQRETAARRR; this comes from the exons atggagaATATGGGAAGTAGAGTGATAGAGCCATTGATAGTGGGAAGAGTGGTAGGAGATGTTCTTGATTTTTTCACTCAAACAATTGAAATGAATGTGAGTTACAGCAAGAAGCAAGTTTGCAATGGCCATGAGCTTTTTCCTTCCTCTGTCTCCTCCAAGCCTAGGGTTGAGATCTATGGCGGTGATCTCAGATCTTTCTTCACCTTG GTGATGATAGACCCTGATGTTCCAGGTCCTAGTGACCCCTTTCTAAAAGAACACCTGCATTG GATTGTGACAAACATCCCCGGTACAACTGATGCTACATTTG GGAAAGAGGTGGTGAGCTATGAGCTCCCAAGGCCAAATATAGGGATACACAGATTCGTGTTTGTTCTCTTCAAGCAGAAGCAAAGGCATGTTAGCGATATCTCCCCAAACATTCCTTCGAGAGATAAGTTCAACACTCGAAAATTTGCGATTGAGCATGATCTTGGTCTCCCAGTCGCGGCTGTCTTCTTCAACGCACAGAGAGAAACCGCAGCTCGCAGACGTTAA